In a genomic window of Brettanomyces nanus chromosome 1, complete sequence:
- a CDS encoding uncharacterized protein (BUSCO:EOG0934211K) codes for MDSDLPGYNRYFKLGGKDIWSFINETAAAQEKSSGEKVVNLGQGFFSYAPPHFAIEAVKKALDVPMNNQYAHSRGKPNLLKAIAETYSVRFGRELSTDEVQVTTGANEGMLAVFTGLLERGDEVIVFQPFFDQYIPNIELSGGKVIYVKLLPPSDFGERTVTGDEWTIDWEQLEKSISNKTKMIVINSPYNPVGKIFNEQEMRRIGALAIEHNFYICSDEVYENLFFIPKLTRFATLGNDIARRTITIGSAGKTFAATGWRIGWVIANKQIIPPITAAHTRICFSTPAPLQEGVASALQIAKTNNYYKQMKEDYVTKYKIFDSIFDELNLPYTVAAGGYYLLVNFHKVKIPTEFEFPPDILKEKRDFKLAYWLIKQFGVVAIPPSVFYLPEDGHIIEDCLRFAICKDDDVLVEAVKRLRPLKKYIVD; via the coding sequence ATGGATTCGGATCTTCCAGGATACAATCGCTATTTCAAGCTAGGTGGAAAGGACATTTGGTCCTTTATCAATGAAACTGCTGCTGCCCAGGAAAAATCATCTGGGGAGAAGGTGGTCAATTTAGGACAGGGTTTCTTTTCCTATGCGCCCCCTCATTTTGCAATTGAAGCCGTGAAAAAAGCATTGGATGTCCCAATGAATAATCAGTATGCGCACTCCAGGGGTAAGCCGAATTTATTGAAGGCTATAGCTGAAACATATTCGGTTAGGTTTGGAAGAGAATTGTCCACTGACGAAGTTCAGGTGACTACTGGTGCCAATGAGGGTATGCTTGCTGTGTTCACTGGATTGTTGGAAAGAGGTGATGAGGTTATTGTTTTCCAGCCATTCTTCGACCAGTATATTCCTAACATTGAGCTATCCGGTGGCAAAGTCATCTATGTGAAGTTACTTCCACCTTCAGATTTTGGTGAGAGAACTGTTACTGGTGACGAATGGACCATCGATTGGGAACAGCTCGAAAAATCTATCAGTAACAAAACTAAGATGATCGTTATAAATAGTCCTTATAACCCAGTTGGTAAGATTTTCAACGAACAGGAGATGAGAAGGATCGGTGCTTTAGCCATTGAGCACAACTTCTACATATGCTCCGATGAAGTGTACGAGAACTTATTTTTCATACCTAAGCTCACCCGATTTGCTACTCTAGGTAATGATATTGCTAGGAGAACCATTACAATCGGTTCTGCTGGTAAGACCTTTGCCGCCACCGGTTGGAGAATTGGATGGGTCATAGCCAACAAACAGATCATTCCTCCTATTACCGCTGCTCATACTAGAATTTGTTTCTCTACGCCTGCACCTCTTCAAGAGGGTGTTGCTTCTGCTCTTCAGATAGCCAAGACAAATAACTATTATAAGcagatgaaggaggatTATGTCACCAAGTATAAGATTTTTGACAGTATTTTCGATGAGCTTAATCTTCCTTACACTGTAGCTGCAGGTGGTTATTATCTATTGGTTAACTTCCACAAGGTTAAGATACCAACTGAATTTGAGTTTCCCCCTGATATTttaaaggaaaagagagacTTTAAGCTTGCCTACTGGTTGATCAAGCAATTTGGTGTCGTTGCCATTCCTCCTTCCGTCTTCTACTTGCCTGAGGATGGCCATATTATTGAGGATTGCCTAAGATTTGCAATTTgtaaggatgatgatgtcttGGTTGAAGCAGTCAAAAGGTTAAGacctttgaagaaatataTTGTCGATTAA
- a CDS encoding uncharacterized protein (EggNog:ENOG41), whose amino-acid sequence MTKNNPLKINSIAVIGGGPSGITSLYDLTRALKNGHSLYGVKDIHDYETSKRTAFDEVVLFERNSDVGGVWCRSERGMKNEDPELPDFSISPNYEDPEQIFVKAPISKKLDTQLNNSSFKDPVFVTKKEKQPEDKYQWRSSAAYEHLFTNVPNKYMSFSYKSAKQLSKNYKQASVFESADEVGDYLNQIVEENNLKKNIRFNSNVERILKLENGQWEVTVRVTESQIGTSNLADRWYKQTFDAVVIANGKTIPIIPRFKNLEEFTRKTRGKTYVTSAKAIKDPKILKDAKKILFIGSSVSAIDLIQYAFPRSIEKPSVFISRRSEAKLGHDWVEFCSHSKGIVNKPEVEEFLPENQGVRFKDGTQESEFDVVIFATGYHIYYPFLEKEYVLKHQKLLKFFLYTFSIEDPSLALIGNTYAVFFFNRVECQAAALAGVWSGSKELPSKEEQVEWYKSDFGQKLLTYHVKERFMDPLISYALQDRPHPFNTKDTEEHVAEISQGRRILEGLFQDIRTGKVDPLTIVN is encoded by the coding sequence ATGACTAAAAATAACCCTCTTAAAATTAATTCTATCGCCGTGATTGGCGGAGGACCATCAGGAATAACTAGTCTTTATGACTTGACTAGAGCCTTGAAGAATGGACACTCTTTATATGGAGTTAAAGATATTCACGATTATGAGACATCTAAAAGGACTGCTTTTGATGAAGTAGTCCTATTTGAAAGAAATAGTGATGTTGGCGGAGTTTGGTGTCGTTCAGAAAGGGGAATGAAAAATGAGGATCCTGAACTACCAGACTTCTCAATTAGTCCAAATTACGAGGATCCGGAACAGATTTTCGTTAAAGCACCAATCAGCAAAAAATTAGATACTCAATTGAATAATTCTAGCTTTAAAGATCCAGTTTTTGTTactaaaaaggaaaaacagCCTGAGGATAAATATCAATGGAGGTCGTCCGCTGCTTATGAACATCTTTTCACCAACGTTCCCAATAAATATATGTCATTCTCTTATAAGAGTGCAAAACAACTATCAAAAAATTATAAGCAAGCATCAGTGTTTGAATCGGCAGACGAGGTTGGAGACTATTTGAATCAGATTGTGGAGGAGAAtaacttgaaaaaaaacatTAGATTCAATTCTAATGTGGAAAGAATCCTTAAATTGGAAAACGGACAATGGGAGGTCACTGTGAGAGTCACCGAGAGCCAAATTGGCACTAGCAACCTTGCGGATAGGTGGTACAAACAGACTTTCGATGCTGTAGTTATTGCTAACGGTAAGACGATTCCAATAATTCCTCGTTTCAAGAACCTCGAGGAATTTACCAGGAAGACTAGAGGAAAGACTTATGTGACTTCAGCAAAGGCAATTAAGGATCCTaagatcttgaaagatGCCAAAAAGATTTTATTTATTGGCTCTTCGGTTTCTGCAATTGACCTTATTCAATATGCGTTTCCCAGAAGTATTGAAAAGCCATCAGTGTTcatttcaagaagaagtgaagcTAAGCTAGGTCACGACTGGGTCGAATTTTGCTCTCATTCAAAAGGGATTGTGAACAAaccagaagttgaagaatttttACCTGAAAATCAAGGGGTTCGTTTTAAAGACGGTACACAAGAAAGCGAATTCGATGTGGTTATATTTGCTACCGGTTATCATATATATTATCCATTTctagagaaagaatatgTTTTGAAGCATCAAAAATTGCTCAAGTTCTTTCTATACACTTTTTCCATCGAGGATCCGTCTTTAGCATTAATTGGAAACACTTATGctgtcttcttctttaacaGAGTCGAGTGTCAGGCAGCTGCGCTTGCGGGTGTTTGGTCTGGTAGTAAGGAGCTTCCatctaaagaagaacaagtcGAATGGTATAAGTCTGATTTTGGCCAGAAACTGTTGACATACCATGTGAAAGAACGGTTTATGGATCCATTGATCAGCTACGCCTTACAAGATAGACCACATCCATTTAATACCAAGGACACGGAGGAACACGTTGCTGAGATCAGCCAGGGAAGGAGAATATTGGAGGGATTATTTCAAGATATAAGGACCGGAAAAGTTGATCCACTAACAATTGTTAATTAG
- a CDS encoding uncharacterized protein (EggNog:ENOG41): MESWYEYIFKHHGNNEYALEIKDTLQRQEIKVEEIEIDTDHGVWVPGKLMFPQEATEETGIPIISLSTLKTTRENTASNVRLGKVIQKLGNKGYVIITLSMLVHNLDLSKAARTIQNLQKFYCSNNILKPHFEADFTEQVERLLTNENNEERVHVIVGYQNGTNADFNYSHPTLKHFSPFLVFLGTATNNDKAVVYPTNGFTPGISYANFKYAAVQTNH, from the exons ATGGAG AGCTGGTATGAATATATATTCAAACATCATGGAAACAATGAATATGCTTTGGAAATCAAGGATACCCTACAAAGACAAGAAATTAAAGTTGAGGAAATAGAAATTGATACTGACCATGGAGTCTGGGTTCCAGGAAAGTTGATGTTTCCTCAAGAAGCCACCGAAGAAACCGGCATTCCTATCATCAGCCTCTCCACTCTAAAGACAACCAGAGAGAACACTGCTTCTAATGTTCGACTAGGCAAAGTTATACAAAAATTAGGGAATAAAGGCTATGTCATTATAACCCTTAGCATGCTTGTTCACAACTTGGATCTCTCCAAAGCTGCTCGTACGATTcaaaaccttcaaaaattcTACTGTTCTAATAATATCTTGAAACCACACTTTGAGGCTGATTTCACCGAACAAGTTGAGAGATTGCTTACCAATGAAAATAACGAGGAGCGAGTTCACGTCATCGTCGGTTACCAGAATGGAACTAATGCAGACTTCAACTACTCACACCCTACTTTAAAGCATTTCAGCCCATTTCTTGTTTTTTTGGGAACAGCCACCAATAATGACAAGGCAGTAGTTTATCCAACCAATGGATTCACTCCAGGGATAAGTTACGCCAACTTTAAGTATGCTGCAGTTCAAACCAATCATTGA
- a CDS encoding uncharacterized protein (BUSCO:EOG093434I4): protein MAPPAFSDIAKPTNDVLNKEFFHFTPVALDLKTFAPNGVAFTTKGSVSPDSKTSASLETKYADKGTGLSLTQGWTTANALNTKVELADALTPGLKAELVTSLVPGASRSAKFNLYFAQPSLNARAFVDLLKGPVFSGDFTVGQDGFTVGGALSYDVKAAALTGYSTAVGYKASSYSLSLIAANSLSVFSAGYYHKVSPAIEVGAKGTYDSKGASGANAVAIEVGTKYQLDDSAFLKAKIADSGILALSYQQLLRPGIKLGFGGAFDTLKLGESAHKLGLSLSFSA, encoded by the coding sequence ATGGCTCCTCCGGCATTCTCTGATATCGCCAAACCAACTAACGATGTTCTTAACAAGGAGTTCTTCCACTTCACTCCAGTGGCCCTCGATTTGAAGACCTTTGCTCCAAATGGTGTTGCTTTTACTACCAAGGGTAGTGTTTCTCCTGATTCAAAgacttctgcttctttggagacCAAGTACGCTGACAAGGGTACTGGTTTGTCCTTAACTCAGGGCTGGACTACTGCCAATGCTTTGAACACCAAGGTTGAATTGGCTGATGCCCTAACTCCTGGTCTAAAGGCCGAGTTGGTCACCTCGCTTGTTCCAGGTGCTTCCAGATCTGCTAAGTTCAACTTGTATTTTGCTCAGCCTTCTCTTAATGCCAGAGCTTTTGTTGATTTGTTGAAGGGCCCTGTCTTTTCTGGTGACTTTACCGTTGGTCAGGATGGTTTCACTGTCGGTGGTGCTCTTTCTTACGATGTTAAAGCTGCCGCTTTGACTGGCTACTCTACTGCTGTCGGTTACaaggcttcttcttactcCCTATCTCTCATTGCCGCCAACAGTTTGTCTGTCTTTTCGGCTGGTTACTACCACAAGGTTTCTCCGGCTATTGAAGTCGGTGCTAAGGGTACCTATGACTCAAAGGGTGCTTCCGGTGCAAATGCTGTTGCCATTGAGGTTGGTACCAAATACCAACTCGATGACTCTGCCTTCCTCAAGGCTAAGATCGCTGACTCTGGTATTCTTGCCTTGTCTTACCAGCAGTTGCTCAGACCCGGCATCAAATTGGGCTTCGGCGGTGCctttgacactttgaaaCTAGGTGAGTCTGCTCACAAGTTGGGTCTTTCCTTGTCCTTTAGCGCCTAA